In Candidatus Obscuribacterales bacterium, the sequence CACCAATAGCTCAATCAGGGTAAAGCCCGATTGCCCAGAGCGGCGGCGGAGAACCTGAAGGAGAAGGCGGTTGTGGAAAGTAGTCATGGGTTGTGAGGTAATAAAGGTCTCGTGCGGAATGACGCAGATACACGCCTAGGGGGGCAACGAGGCTTAGAGTGAACCCAGGGGGTATAGGCAAAACAAAGCTACCAGGCGACCGGAACTGCGACTGGTAGCTTGCAGGTCGTCAAGAGAGGAAATGAAGGATAGCAATGTGCTCGTGCCGTTCATTCCCTCAAGCTAAATTAGTCGGGAGGGCAAGCAGGAACAGCACCAGGGTCGCCTTCACATAGCTTGGCAAGCGTGGTTGCGTTACCGTCACCGCCAACGCCAAGCCATACGGTACCGGCATAACCCTTGAGGTCTGTTCCGGTTGGGGTTGCAGTGTTGGTTGCTTGAGTAGAACCGGCACCGCCGTCTGCGATGGTGTAGGTGTAGTTATCGGTATCGCTCAAGCCTAGCTCTAGGTCAGCAAAGTTAGCTTGTGCAGCAAACTCGCGGTTTTCTAGGTAGAAGGCTTGCTGAGCACGGTTCATAGCACCGACGTAGGTTTGTGCTTCAGACTGACGAGCTTTGTTGGCTTGGTTCAAGAAGGAAGGAAGAGCGATGGCAGCCAAGATACCGATGATGATGATCACAACCAGTAGCTCGATCAAGGTGAAACCCTTGGTGTTCTTGCCAGCGAAGTGTTGGATTAGTTTAGCTTTGAGTGCAGAGTTCATTGGTTGTCTCCTTAGAGTTGCGGGAAAGTTGTTGTTTTGAAGTTGCGGGATTCGGATTTCTAACTCCTGACTATAACTTGCCCACCCGGTTTCAATTTGATATCACTCTCCCAAAACTTTTTTTGGATTTTTTTTTCAGATCGGCTAAACCCTAGGAACCACAAGGGTTGATCTACGTCTTTAGCAAACCATGGTTCGCTTCTCTCCGTGATCGACCGACGTTGGGAAGGGTGTCGATGTGTCGAGCTACACCCTCAATTCCCTTGGTGCTGAGGGATTTATGCAGGTTCTCATCCTGAAAACCCTCATCTCCCACCTCCGAAGACCCTCATCCCTCAGCCCTGAAGACCCTCATCCCCCAGCCCCTTCTCCCCTTTTGGGAGAAGGGGGGGCAAGATTCAAAGTCCCTCGCCCGTTCTGGGAGAGGGATTTAGGGTGAGGGTCTTCGAGGTTTGTCAGGTTGAACCAAGATCTTGGTTGATCGACGAACCTTTTCCCCCTCCTCCCCCAGCCCCTTCTCCCACGAGGGGAGAAGGGGGGCAAGAAGGTGTAAGTGATTTCAAAGTCCCTCTCCCAGAGGGCGAGGGATTTAGGGTGAGGGTCTTCGAGGACAGTGATTTGGGGTGAGGGCTTTCTGCGGAACTTTGCCTGAAGGGTGCGCCGTCTAGCGGACAATAGAATGGCGTCTAGGTTGGGTCTTATATATGGTGACGATGGAGCGAGGGGCCTGGCTACTGGGGCCATTGGCAGGGGCGATCGCCTCTGTGGTGTTGGCGAGTCCAGCGATCGCGGGTATTTGTCCTGCTCAAGTAGGTGATCACATTCAGGCAATTACGCGGCGATCGGCGGTGAGCAATTCTCAGTGGGGCATTGTCGTCGATACCCTAACGCCCGATTCACCTCTCTTTCCCCATTCCGGTGCTCCCATCCAGCGGCTTTATGACCAGGGGGGCGATCGCGCTCTGGTGCCGGCGTCTAATGCCAAGGTTTTGGTGACCGCAGCGGCGCTACAGCGGTTTGGCCCCGACTACCGCATTCCCACCTCCATCTATCGCATGGGGTCTACGGAACCGGGCAGTCCGATGATTTTGCGGGTGGTGGGGCGCGGTGACCCCAGCTTGACCGATCAGCAGCTCCTCAGCCTGGCCCAACAACTGCGCGACCAAGGCATCACGCATATTGATTGGCTGATTGGCGATGATTCCTACTTCCAGGGCGAAACGGTTAGCGCTAGCTGGGAGGCGGATGATCTACAGGCGGGCTATGGCGCACCGACCAATAGCTTGATCCTCAACCAGAATGCGATCGGCGTAAATCTCTACCCCCAGGCCGTAGGGCAGCCGCTGCGTTTGGAGTGGGAGAATCCTGATGATGCAACCGGCTGGCAGGTGCGTAACAACACCACGACGGTGCCCCGAACAGCCTCGGAATATATTGTGGTGGGTCGAGACATGGCGCAGTCGATCTTGTACCTGAGTGGTCAGCTTTGGGTGGGCTCTGAGCCAGATCTATCCGCCGTGGCCGTCACCCAACCGGGCGATCGCTTCCTAGAACGGTTTCAGCAGGTTCTACGGGAGCAGGGCATCACCGTAGGTCAATCAGAAGTCGTGCGAGCCTCCATGCCGGATCCAGGGATAGAAATCGCATCGGTGGAATCTTTGCCCATGGCGGCGTTGGTGACGGAAGCCAATCGCCACAGCACTAATCTCTATGCAGAAGCGCTGCTGCGGCAGGTGGCGGTGGCAGAAAATGGCGATCGCGCTCGTACCTCGGCTCTGCAGGCGGGGCAGGAAGCGATCGCATCGGTGTTGGCTCCCCTTGGTGTTGATAGTAGCCAGTTTCGCCTGGCTGATGGATCGGGGCTTTCTCGACAAAATTCTGTAACTCCAGCCGTTTTGGTGGATACACTGCAAGCGATGGGGCAATCGCCCGATGCCCAACTCTATCGCGATAGCCTTGCCGTAGCTGGTATCAGCGGCACCCTGCGCAACCGGTTTCGTGACACGGCGGTGGCGGGTCGCCTTTGGGGTAAAACAGGTACGCTGCGAGATGTCGTATCTTTATCTGGCTATCTATATCCTCCCAACTATGATCCGGTGGTGTTTAGTATTTTAGTGAATGACCCAAATTTGTCGCTGGGTGAAGCACGACAAGCGATGGATGACATTATCCTAACCCTCCATCAACTCCAGGCTTGCTCTTAATCCTGTAGACTAGATTCAATAGGTTGATGGGTAATAGCTGTCTAGCCGATGGGGTAAGCAAGCTCTCAAGCTATTAATGTCTTATTCAAGAGGTATTAAATGAACTCACTCTTTTAATCGAGACACGCTACTATGAGAGCTAAATTATATTGTGATGGTCTCGACAAGGGCGATCGCCTAGATGGAACCGTTACGACTAGTACTAGTGTCTAGTGATAGGTTATGGTTTGTATACCTTGTGATGCCTTAACATCACAATTCAAGGCGATCGCGTGATTAGGTTGATACTCTAGGACAAGAGAACACTTCAATCCGGCGGCGATGATTAAGCGGTCTCCCTTGCTAACATCAGGAGGGGGTTGCATGTCGGCTACTCCTATGCCCTCCATGTGCTTTCCTCAAGTCTCTCCCTGCCCCTAGGAGTAGGTTTTCTATTGCAAGACTGCTAGCTTCCCGCATGGCCCACTCGTCTCTATGGTTCAATCGTTCGATTTCTCTGCGGCTCCTGCTGGTGCTACCGTTTGTCCTGCAAATTGCGATCGCTGTGGGTCTAACTGGATGGCTCTCGTTTCGCAGCGGTGAGCAGGCTGTGCAGGATTTGTCTGGGCAACTGCGGGGTGAGGTGGCGGCCCGCATTCGGCAACACCTGGATACAGAATTGATGATTGCTCATCAGATCAACCGTATCAACCTCGATTTGCTACAAAGCGATCGCCTAGATCCTGAGGATCTACCCGACCTCGGGCAGCATTTTTGGCAACAGCTTCAGCAATTTGACCAGATGGGGGTGATCTATTACGGTCAAGCCGATGGTCGTTTTATTGCCGCTCAGCGGGGTCTAGAAGGCGAATTTCTGTTTGTGAAACGAGAGCGACCGCCCTCGGAGGCGGAGGTGTTTCGTGCGAATGAGCAAGGCGGTTTGCAGGCACAGATTTCGATTATTCCTAACTTTATTGACATTCGCGAACGTCCTTGGTACACCGCAGGGGTGGCTCAGGGTACCTTCACCTGGGGCGATATTTTTGCGCTGCAGATTGTTCCTCGGATTGACCTGCCGGCCAGCGTGCCGGTGTTGTCTGCTGATGGCACCCTAGAGGGGGTTCTTGGTAATAACCTAGCGCTTACAAGCCTGAGTGATTTTTTGCAGGATCTAGCGATTGGGCAATCGGGGCAGGCTTTCATCATAGAGCGATCGGGGGAATTGGTAGCCAGCTCTCGCTTGCATCAGCCGTTTAAGAT encodes:
- a CDS encoding type IV pilin-like G/H family protein → MNSALKAKLIQHFAGKNTKGFTLIELLVVIIIIGILAAIALPSFLNQANKARQSEAQTYVGAMNRAQQAFYLENREFAAQANFADLELGLSDTDNYTYTIADGGAGSTQATNTATPTGTDLKGYAGTVWLGVGGDGNATTLAKLCEGDPGAVPACPPD
- the dacB gene encoding D-alanyl-D-alanine carboxypeptidase/D-alanyl-D-alanine-endopeptidase, with product MVTMERGAWLLGPLAGAIASVVLASPAIAGICPAQVGDHIQAITRRSAVSNSQWGIVVDTLTPDSPLFPHSGAPIQRLYDQGGDRALVPASNAKVLVTAAALQRFGPDYRIPTSIYRMGSTEPGSPMILRVVGRGDPSLTDQQLLSLAQQLRDQGITHIDWLIGDDSYFQGETVSASWEADDLQAGYGAPTNSLILNQNAIGVNLYPQAVGQPLRLEWENPDDATGWQVRNNTTTVPRTASEYIVVGRDMAQSILYLSGQLWVGSEPDLSAVAVTQPGDRFLERFQQVLREQGITVGQSEVVRASMPDPGIEIASVESLPMAALVTEANRHSTNLYAEALLRQVAVAENGDRARTSALQAGQEAIASVLAPLGVDSSQFRLADGSGLSRQNSVTPAVLVDTLQAMGQSPDAQLYRDSLAVAGISGTLRNRFRDTAVAGRLWGKTGTLRDVVSLSGYLYPPNYDPVVFSILVNDPNLSLGEARQAMDDIILTLHQLQACS